In Macadamia integrifolia cultivar HAES 741 chromosome 12, SCU_Mint_v3, whole genome shotgun sequence, the following are encoded in one genomic region:
- the LOC122057443 gene encoding trafficking protein particle complex subunit 1-like isoform X2, whose protein sequence is MQFFGGSEISPSPPAPTGSGNNANMMYIFNRNGVCLLYREWNRPLRTLNANQDHKLMFGLLFSLKSFTAKMDPTSVEKGNLGVPQLPGQGCSFHSFRSNTYKLSFMESPSGIKIILVTHPKTGDLRESLKYIYNLYVEYVTKNPLYTPATPIRCELFNASLDQYVKNL, encoded by the exons ATGCAATTTTTTGGAGGATCAGAGATCAGCCCATCACCGCCAGCACCTACTGGATCAGGAAACAATGCTAATATGATGTACATTTTCAACAGGAATGGGGTGTGTTTGCTCTATAGGGAATGGAACCGCCCCCTGAGGACCCTAAACGCTAACCAGGACCACAAGCTCATGTTTGGTCTCCTATTTTCCCTCAAATCTTTCACCGCTAAGATGGACCCCACTAG TGTTGAGAAAGGGAATCTTGGGGTGCCTCAGTTACCAGGACAAGGTTGTTCTTTTCATAGCTTCCGTTCAAACACATACAAACTAAGTTTTATGGAGAGTCCCTCTGGGATAAAG ATAATATTGGTTACTCACCCCAAGACTGGTGATCTGCGGGAATCGTTGAAGTACATCTACAACTTGTATGTGGAATATGTTACTAAGAATCCACTCTATACTCCAGCAACTCCAATTAG
- the LOC122094717 gene encoding RRP15-like protein: MAEESHLQEKTEGLRKRKIGKSKGRNAKKRMKSFPGKGERVKIDKKMQKMFRRRAKEYNSDDEDDEQPTPEVGEESNGAFGQKEVLEGNSSGEEEENVPGGTGNEGSDEDEGDRSQPGITKFVEGCRAFRIAFMKITKKNMPDNPLGPVLSAQKKLVAKKLAEEEAEWKSKGEARKEKQLVGEKGHVKPANFLDSHEKFLLGVATKGVVKLFNAVNKAQNAQKGLNPSRFKDAKALGKRRKDAFFSELRKTPSHTTSAKDTKHKGPEADEAPAWAPLRDEYMLTSSKLKDWDKMPETAMTDDMHGFPLDNSSDED, translated from the exons ATGGCTGAAGAAAGCCATCTGCAAGAAAAAACAGAAGGcttgagaaagaggaagattgGGAAAAGTAAGGGTCGTAATgcgaagaaaagaatgaaatcaTTTCCAGGTAAAGGAGAAAGGGTTAAAATAGACAAGAAGATGCAAAAAATGTTTCGCAGAAGGGCGAAAGAGTATAATTCCGACGATGAGGACGACGAACAGCCAACCCCGGAAGTGGGAGAAGAAAGTAATGGAGCTTTTGGTCAAAAAGAGGTTTTGGAGGGGAATTccagtggagaagaagaagagaatgttCCAGGTGGTACTGGAAACGAGGGTTCTGatgaagatgagggagatagaAGTCAGCCAGGAATTACGAAGTTTGTGGAAGGTTGTAGAGCATTTAGAATAGCCTTTATGAAGATCACTAAGAAGAATATGCCAGATAATCCCCTG GGTCCTGTCCTGTCAGCGCAGAAGAAGCTTGTTGCGAAGAAGCTTGCTGAAGAAGAAGCTGAATGGAAGTCTAAAGGGGAAGCCAGGAAGGAGAAACAGTTG GTGGGTGAGAAGGGGCATGTGAAACCTGCAAATTTCTTGGATTCACATGAAAAGTTTCTTCTTGGGGTTGCGACGAAAGGAG TTGTTAAGTTATTCAATGCT GTCAACAAGGCACAAAATGCTCAGAAAGGATTAAATCCTTCAAGATTTAAAGATGCTAAAG CACTGGGGAAGCGAAGGAAAGATGCCTTCTTCTCGGAGCTTCGGAAGACACCATCACACACTACTAGCGCGAAG GATACCAAACATAAAGGGCCAGAGGCTGATGAAGCACCTGCATGGGCTCCATTGCGTGACGAGTATATGCTAACGAGTTCAAAATTAAAAGACTGGGATAAAATGCCG GAGACAGCCATGACAGATGACATGCATGGGTTTCCGCTGGATAATTCCTCTGATGAAGATTGA